The genome window CATGCTCTCGGGCCAAACCATCATCCTGGTGGAACACGACATGGGGGTGGTCATGGAATTGGCCGACCGGATTTCCGTGCTGCACTACGGAACCATCCTGGCCGAAGGTTCTCCGGAAGAAATAAAGAACAACGAAGAAGTCAAAAAGGTTTATCTGGGAAAATGATATGTTGACCTTGAAAGATGTAAACTGCTTTTTCGGCAAGAGCCATGTCCTGCACAACACCACTCTGGAGATCCGGGAAAAGGAGTTGGTGGGCCTGGTCGGCAGAAACGGGGTAGGGAAATCCACCACCTTGAAAGCCATCATGGGGCTGGTTCCGGCCAAAAGC of Deltaproteobacteria bacterium contains these proteins:
- a CDS encoding ATP-binding cassette domain-containing protein, which gives rise to MLTLKDVNCFFGKSHVLHNTTLEIREKELVGLVGRNGVGKSTTLKAIMGLVPAKS